The following DNA comes from Planktothrix serta PCC 8927.
GTAAGCATTGCCCAAACCTCCCAGAGAGTTAGCAACGCCACCGCGATTGCCGATTTCCTGTGCAATTTCTAACGATTGCTGACAGAAATCGATTGCTTGTTGGTATTGCCCTAATGAATTGTAAGCATTGCCCAAATTGTTCAGAGAGGTAGCAACGCCACTGCGATTGCCGATTTCCTGTTTAATTTCTAAGGATTGCTGATGGAAATCGATCGCCCGTTGGTATTGCCCTAATGATTGGTAAGCATTGCCCAAACTCCCCAGAGAGGCAGCAACGCCACGGCGATTGCCGATTTCCTGTTCAATTTCTAAGGATTGCTGATGGAAATCAATTGCCCGTTGGTATTGCCCTAATGAATCGTAAGCATTGCCCAAATTTCCCAGAGAGGCAGCAATGCCACGGCGATCGCCGATTTCCTGTACAATTTCTAAGGATTTTTCGTGGTACTTAATTGCTTGACTATACTGCCCTAGCAAATAAGAGGCATTTCCTAACTGCTGCCAAGCTGTACTAAGTCTCCCGTTTTCATCTTCCCCTTCAGGTTGCCAATTTTCAACTAACTGATGATACAACTCAACGCGAGTTGAATTATAACCACTTAAATCCAAAAATTCATTAACTGATCCAGTATATGAACCTTGATTGTATATAGTATTAAACGCTAAAGAATATTGCCCTAACTGACAGTAATGATAAAAAATCTGCAAATACTCATTCACATCATCTAGGGTTTGCCATTGCTGCTGAGGTTTTAAGCGATTTTGATAATAGTCAATTGCCTTTAAATGGGCTGCGGTTTGTTCCCCGGCTTTATGCTTTAAATAAGCTAAAATCACAGGTTGAAAACTCCAGAGACGGTTCTCGCTTTCTAATAACCAAGATCGCCTGACCAACAGCCGCAAATCTTGCTGAATTTCTGCCGCCGTTTTCTCCAACCCCGACACCGCTAATGCTATCTCTGCATCAAACTCACCCCGCAATATTGTCACAGCCGTTAACAGGGTTTTCAATTGTTCACTTAAACGTTGATAACTAACATCCAAAACCGCCACAATTCCCACTTCCCTTTGGCGGTGATTTCCCTTAACATCGGGATGGGTGAGTAACTGCTGTAAATTCTCTAATCCTAATTCTGTTAATCGTTCTAACCGAGGATTTTGGGGCGAATCATCTATCAACAAATCTGCCACTAACCGCAATAACAACGGATACCCATCAACTAATCGGGAAAATGCCTTTAATTCCCCTTGATTATTTTTTATTCCCTTCCCTTGCAAAAACGCTGCTCCTTCCGTTTCCTCAAAACCTTCTAATGATATCCAATGATTAAACCCCCGAATATTCGGACGTTCCCGTGTCGTGACAACGATCGCACTCTCGCTTCTTTTGTTCGTCCAACTTCTAAAAAACTCACCATAAAAACTACCAATTACAAACTCATTATCCTGTAACAAGGTTTCTAAATTGTCAAACACTAATAAACATTTTGTTTGCTGTAAACAACTAATTAACGCTTGAACCAACTCCGTTTCCTGTTGCGGAATTGGAAAGTTAAAATACTCTAAAACCTTTCTCGCCACTTCGGTAAAAATTGCCCCCGTACTCACATCCGCCCAATAGCCGGAATATTCTGTTTTTAATTCATCAAACACCTTCTCGGCTAAACTGGTTTTTCCTAACCCTCCCGTTCCCTCAATTCCCATTAAAGTAATCTCTGGATCTCGTATCCAGTCTTTTAATTGTTCAATCTCTTTTTCTCGCCCCTGCCAATAGGCACAAACCCCGCTAAAATTGCCTCCAATTAATACCCCAAATCGGGGTTTAGTGTTGAGAATTTCCTTAATTTGATCAATATCTTCGCTAATTTCCCCTAACCGTTGATTAACTCCCGAAAACCCGGCTCGAATTTCCGCTAAAATCTCCTGTTTTGCCGCTTCCAACACCACCGCAAAACCCGATTCCACCTGCTGCATTAATTGACAAAAAAATTCCTGTTGTTGGCTGTCCGAACCCTTGACAAGTTGCTCAAAATATGCTTTAATTTCTGTTATCTGTTCGGTGGAAAAATCCCCCCGTTCTGCGGATAACGCTGCAATTTCCCCCATTAAACTTAAGGACATAGCAGCATAAGCTTTTCCGCCCTTCTCCGCATCTTGTTTTAAAATTTCGCGTAACGCCTGGGGAAACATTCGATGCAGTTTAAAGGCAATTATTGAATACCAATGATCAGGAA
Coding sequences within:
- a CDS encoding tetratricopeptide repeat protein, whose protein sequence is MSLIPGQTPSRLALFGTVLLGATFCPTLATILTGTAAPAIISTLSGMVASVFGGLVANDMGELAKRLETQDKTNHDLAKATGAAIALVILNLAEIEGIDQTVQKNLKTLALITEKEWLKVSLPETSDKVFLQIPETELVKLMSNNVEDFATVTALTKEIWLEIVNALATTAKTNFPDHWYSIIAFKLHRMFPQALREILKQDAEKGGKAYAAMSLSLMGEIAALSAERGDFSTEQITEIKAYFEQLVKGSDSQQQEFFCQLMQQVESGFAVVLEAAKQEILAEIRAGFSGVNQRLGEISEDIDQIKEILNTKPRFGVLIGGNFSGVCAYWQGREKEIEQLKDWIRDPEITLMGIEGTGGLGKTSLAEKVFDELKTEYSGYWADVSTGAIFTEVARKVLEYFNFPIPQQETELVQALISCLQQTKCLLVFDNLETLLQDNEFVIGSFYGEFFRSWTNKRSESAIVVTTRERPNIRGFNHWISLEGFEETEGAAFLQGKGIKNNQGELKAFSRLVDGYPLLLRLVADLLIDDSPQNPRLERLTELGLENLQQLLTHPDVKGNHRQREVGIVAVLDVSYQRLSEQLKTLLTAVTILRGEFDAEIALAVSGLEKTAAEIQQDLRLLVRRSWLLESENRLWSFQPVILAYLKHKAGEQTAAHLKAIDYYQNRLKPQQQWQTLDDVNEYLQIFYHYCQLGQYSLAFNTIYNQGSYTGSVNEFLDLSGYNSTRVELYHQLVENWQPEGEDENGRLSTAWQQLGNASYLLGQYSQAIKYHEKSLEIVQEIGDRRGIAASLGNLGNAYDSLGQYQRAIDFHQQSLEIEQEIGNRRGVAASLGSLGNAYQSLGQYQRAIDFHQQSLEIKQEIGNRSGVATSLNNLGNAYNSLGQYQQAIDFCQQSLEIAQEIGNRGGVANSLGGLGNAY